One window from the genome of Candidatus Abyssobacteria bacterium SURF_5 encodes:
- a CDS encoding DUF2267 domain-containing protein: MGMEYDRFIEEVKNLEFIPNRDTADAAVKAVLGILASRLEEAEAQKLVEKLPGPLTLERLRGHQVRPEKISVEEYIIEIAQQFRIAGDQAETLIKTVLHLAKDLLGDETMSELEHALPSDWKATIESA, translated from the coding sequence ATGGGAATGGAATATGATCGTTTCATAGAGGAAGTCAAGAATCTGGAGTTTATTCCTAATCGCGACACTGCCGATGCCGCCGTCAAGGCAGTCTTGGGCATTTTGGCGAGCCGGCTCGAAGAGGCGGAGGCGCAAAAACTGGTCGAGAAGCTTCCGGGCCCGTTGACCCTCGAGCGGCTGCGGGGCCATCAGGTGCGGCCAGAGAAGATTTCCGTTGAAGAATACATCATCGAGATCGCTCAGCAGTTCCGCATAGCGGGCGATCAGGCCGAAACCCTTATTAAGACTGTTCTGCATCTGGCTAAAGATTTGCTTGGCGACGAGACGATGTCTGAGCTGGAGCACGCGCTCCCATCGGACTGGAAAGCAACGATCGAGAGCGCCTGA
- a CDS encoding Hsp20/alpha crystallin family protein yields MALVRWRPGFELEPFRNLMRIQDEINRLFDLSLGFPERRGIEAEWAPAVDVYEDENNIFVKAELPGLTDKDIDVNVIDSNLVIKGEKKKEEERKEKNYYRIERTYGAFQRSIPLPTAVDTEKVKASFKSGILEIEMPKKEEAKPKQIKVKTE; encoded by the coding sequence ATGGCACTGGTCAGATGGCGTCCCGGTTTTGAGCTTGAACCGTTTCGGAACCTGATGAGGATTCAGGACGAGATCAACCGTTTGTTCGATCTCTCGCTCGGATTTCCTGAACGACGGGGGATCGAGGCCGAATGGGCTCCTGCTGTCGATGTATACGAGGACGAAAATAATATCTTTGTGAAAGCGGAATTACCGGGACTGACCGACAAGGATATCGACGTGAATGTCATTGACAGCAATCTGGTCATCAAGGGTGAGAAAAAGAAAGAGGAAGAAAGAAAAGAAAAGAATTATTACCGGATCGAGCGGACATATGGCGCTTTTCAGCGGTCGATTCCGCTGCCGACTGCGGTTGATACAGAAAAAGTGAAAGCCTCCTTCAAGAGCGGCATCCTGGAAATAGAGATGCCGAAAAAGGAAGAGGCAAAACCAAAACAGATAAAAGTAAAGACTGAATGA